A genomic segment from Phragmites australis chromosome 6, lpPhrAust1.1, whole genome shotgun sequence encodes:
- the LOC133922432 gene encoding uncharacterized protein LOC133922432 isoform X1, which translates to MNRKPGDWDCRACQHLNFSRRDLCQRCGEPRGAVDRGSAGGDYANFGGRGGSSFGGGFAAGSDVRPGDWYCSCGAHNFASRSNCFKCSAFKDEVAVNSGAGGFDGDMSRSRGYGFGGAARTNRPGWKSGDWICTRSGCNEHNFASRMECFRCNAPRDSGSATAMTYENYLH; encoded by the exons ATGAACAGGAAGCCAGGAGACTGGgactgcagagcgtgccagcaCCTCAACTTCAGCCGGCGTGACCTATGCCAGCGCTGCGGTGAGCCGCGTGGTGCTGTTGATCGTGGCAGTGCTGGAGGTGACTATGCTAACTTCGGTGGCCGTGGCGGTTCCTCCTTTGGCGGTGGCTTTGCTGCTGGTTCTGATGTCCGCCCAGGGGACTGGTACTGCTCCTGCGGCGCACACAACTTCGCCAGCCGCTCCAACTGCTTCAAGTGCTCTGCCTTCAAGGATGAAGTTGCTGTCAACAGTGGCGCTGGCGGTTTTGATGGTGACATGTCGCGCTCACGGGGCTACGGCTTCGGCGGCGCTGCCCGTACTAACCGCCCTGGTTGGAAGTCTGGAGATTGGATTTGCACCAG GTCTGGATGCAACGAGCACAACTTCGCTAGCAGGATGGAATGTTTCAGATGCAACGCACCACGGGACTCCGGTAGCGCAACCGCCATGACCTACGAAAATTACTT GCACTGA
- the LOC133922432 gene encoding uncharacterized protein LOC133922432 isoform X2: MNRKPGDWDCRACQHLNFSRRDLCQRCGEPRGAVDRGSAGGDYANFGGRGGSSFGGGFAAGSDVRPGDWYCSCGAHNFASRSNCFKCSAFKDEVAVNSGAGGFDGDMSRSRGYGFGGAARTNRPGWKSGDWICTRSGCNEHNFASRMECFRCNAPRDSGTEV; the protein is encoded by the exons ATGAACAGGAAGCCAGGAGACTGGgactgcagagcgtgccagcaCCTCAACTTCAGCCGGCGTGACCTATGCCAGCGCTGCGGTGAGCCGCGTGGTGCTGTTGATCGTGGCAGTGCTGGAGGTGACTATGCTAACTTCGGTGGCCGTGGCGGTTCCTCCTTTGGCGGTGGCTTTGCTGCTGGTTCTGATGTCCGCCCAGGGGACTGGTACTGCTCCTGCGGCGCACACAACTTCGCCAGCCGCTCCAACTGCTTCAAGTGCTCTGCCTTCAAGGATGAAGTTGCTGTCAACAGTGGCGCTGGCGGTTTTGATGGTGACATGTCGCGCTCACGGGGCTACGGCTTCGGCGGCGCTGCCCGTACTAACCGCCCTGGTTGGAAGTCTGGAGATTGGATTTGCACCAG GTCTGGATGCAACGAGCACAACTTCGCTAGCAGGATGGAATGTTTCAGATGCAACGCACCACGGGACTCCG GCACTGAGGTGTAG